The Canis lupus familiaris isolate Mischka breed German Shepherd chromosome X, alternate assembly UU_Cfam_GSD_1.0, whole genome shotgun sequence genome has a segment encoding these proteins:
- the LOC491979 gene encoding LOW QUALITY PROTEIN: tropomyosin alpha-3 chain-like (The sequence of the model RefSeq protein was modified relative to this genomic sequence to represent the inferred CDS: deleted 2 bases in 1 codon), which translates to MAGITILEVVKRHIQVLQQQAVDAEERAERLQREVEGERWAREEAESEVASLNRRIQLVEKELDHAQEHLATALQKLEEAEKAADESESGMQVIENRALNDEEKMELQEIQLKEAKHIAEEADRKYEEVARKLVIIEGDLERTEERAELAESRCREMDEQIRLMDQKLKCLSAVEEKYSQKEDKYEEEIKILTDKLKEAETCAEFAERSVAKLEKTIDDLEDKLKCTKEEHLCTQRMLDQTA; encoded by the exons ATGGCCGGGATCACCATCTTGGAGGTGGTGAAGCGCCATATCCAGGTTCTGCAGCAGCAAGCAGTTGATGCAGAGGAGAGGGCTGAGCGCCTGCAGCGGGAAGTGGAAGGGGAAAGGTGGGCCCGGGAGGAGGCTGAGTCTGAGGTGGCCTCCTTGAACCGTAGGATCCAGCTGGTTGAAAAGGAGCTGGACCACGCCCAGGAGCACCTGGCCACTGCCCTGCAAAAGCTGGAGGAAGCGGAGAAAGCTGCTGATGAGAGTGAGAGCGGTATGCAGGTTATTGAGAACCGAGCCttaaatgatgaagaaaagaTGGAACTCCAGGAAATCCAACTCAAAGAGGCGAAGCACATTGCAGAAGAGGCAGACCGGAAGTATGAAGAGGTGGCTAGGAAGCTGGTGATCATTGAGGGGGACTTGGAACGTACAGAGGAACGAGCTGAACTGGCAGAGTCCCGTTGCCGGGAGATGGATGAGCAGATCAGGCTGATGGACCAGAAACTGAAGTGTCTGAGTGCTGTTGAGGAAAAGTACTCTCAAAAGGAAGACAAATACGAGGAAGAGATAAAGATTCTCACGGATAAactgaaggaggca gagacctGTGCTGAGTTTGCTGAGAGATCGGTAGCCAAGCTCGAGAAGACAATTGATGATTTGGAAGATAAGCTGAAATGCACCAAAGAAGAGCACCTGTGTACACAAAGGATGCTGGACCAGACTGCTTGA